The window AGGCAAGGTCGATATCGCCGCGACGCCGAAGACGGTGGCGGTCTACGATATCGCGGCGGTCGACACGCTCGACCGGCTCGGCGTGAAGCTCGATGGCCTGCCGTCCAAGCTCTATGTGCCGGAGCTCTCCGGCCTGCTGGACGTTGCAGAACCGGTCGGCGATATTTTCGAGCCCGATCTCGAGGCGCTGAACGCGCTGGCGCCCGACCTCGTCATCATCGGTGGCCGGTCATCCCCCAGGCTCGATGCCGTTTCCAAGGTCGCGCCGTCCATCGACATGACCATGGATGGGGACGATCTGCTGCTTCAGGCAAGGCAGCGCCTCGACGCCTATGGCGCGCTCTTCGGCCGCGAGGCGGAGGCCAAGGCCGTGCAGGCGGAACTCGACCGCTCTGTCGAGGCGGCGCGCAGTGCGGTGGCCGGCAAGGGCAAGGCGCTGATCGTCATGACCAATGGACCGAAGATTTCCGTCTACGGCCCCGGCTCGCGGTTCGGCTGGGTGCACAAGGCGCTCGACCTGCCGGCGGCCGTGCCGGATGTCGCCGCGGCATCCCATGGTGAAGCCGTATCCTTCGAATTCATCCGCGCGGCCAATCCGGACTGGCTTCTCGTGCTCGACCGCGCCGCGGCCATCGGCTCCGGCGAACAAAATGCCAAGGCAACCCTCGACAACGAGCTCGTTGCCCAGACGGCCGCATGGCAGAAAGGCCAGGTCATCTATCTGCCGTCGGCCGATTTCTACATCGCTGCCGGCGGTATCCAGTCGACGCACCGGGTTCTTCAGAAAATCACCGAAGCCTTCGCCTCGGCCCCGCCGCAATGACCTGTCGATCGCGTCAACGCCCTCTCACCCTCTGGATAGCGCCGCTCGCCCTTGCGGCGCTTTTTCTCGTTAGTCTCTCGGTCGGCGCGAGCCGTCCGGCGGGCTCGCTGGGGTTCGACCGGGACAGCCTCCATCTGCTTTTCGCCAGCCGCCTGCCCCGGACGCTGGCCGCGGTGCTTTCGGGCGCCGGGCTCGCCATTGCCGGCCTCATCATGCAATCCGTCGCCCGCAACCGTTTCGTGGAACCGGCAACCGCCGGTACCGCGCAAAGCGCGGCTCTCGGCATTCTGCTGGTCACGCTTTTTCATCCCGCCGCTTCGCTCGCGATCAAGACCGCGATCGCCGCCGCCACGGCGCTCGCAGGCACCGCGGTCTTCATGATGACCGCCCATCGCCTGCCGCCCGAACAGCCCTATCTCGTGCCGCTTTTCGGCCTGGTCTATGGCGGCGTGATCGGGGCGGGCGTCACCTTCGTCGCCTGGCAGGCCGATCTGCTGCAATATGTCGAGATCTGGACGAACGGCGAGTTCTCCGGCGTGCTGCGCGGCCGCTACGAGCTTCTGTGGATCGCCGTGCCGATGGTTGCCATCGCCTGGTGGGCCGCAGATCGGCTGACCATCCTGTCGCTCGGGCGCGATGCCTCGATCGGGCTCGGGATCAGCTATGAACGCATGCTGCAGCTCGGCCTCGTGATCGTCTCCGTCATCACCGCGCTGACGGTCAGCGTCGCCGGCATGATCCCCTTTGTCGGCCTCGTCGTTCCCAACCTTGCGGCCCGCCTGCTCGGCGACAATATCCGCGCCTCTATCGCCTGGGTGGCGGTTGCGGGCGCCGCCCTGGTGCTCGGCTGCGACGTCATCGGCCGTCTCTTGCGTTACCCCTATGAGATTCCGGTCGGCACGGTCATGGGGGTCACCGGGGCCTGTCTTTTCCTCATCCTGCTTTTCGGGCGCGCCAGAGATGCGTGATCGCCGCCTTGTCATCCTGGCGGGGATCGCCGCCCTCTGCATCCTCGCCTTTGTGTTTGTCGGCCTGCGCGGCAATATCGGTTTCGCGCTGGAACTGCGGCTGACGCGCCTTGTGGCGCTGGTCGAGGTCGCGATCGCGATCGCCGTCTCAACGGTGCTGTTCCAGACGGTCACCGGCAACAGGATCCTGACGCCGTCGATCATGGGGCTCGATGCCCTCTATGTCTTCGGCCAGTTGTTGCTCATCCTGCTGATCGGCGGCATCGGCTTCGCCACGCTCGATGCCCGGCTCAAGTTCGGCGGCGAGGTGCTGCTGCTGATGGGCCTCTCCTGCGCCCTGCTCTTTCCGATCCTGAAGATGCGGATCGACATGGGGCTGATGCTGCTCGCCGGCGTTGTCCTCGGCGTTTTCTTCAGAAGCCTCGCCACGCTCGTCGCCCGCCTGATCGACCCCAACGAATTTGCGGTCGCCCAGCACACGACCTTTGCCAATTTCAACGACGTGGAGGCGGGCCTGCTCGCGGTTTCGACGGTCCTGACGGTCGTCGGTGTCGCCATTGCCTGGCGCATGCGCCATATTCTCGACGTCCTGCTGCTCGGCCGGGAGAATGCGATCGGGCTCGGCGTCGACTGGCTGAAGAGCGTGACAAGCCTCCTGCTTCTCGTCGCCGCCCTGGTTTCCGTTTCGACGGCGCTTGTCGGCCCCGTCGCCTTTCTCGGCCTTCTCGTCGCCGCCCTCGCGGAGAAGGTCACGGCAAGCCGCCGGCACGGGGTGCTTCTGCCGGCCGCCATGCTGGTCTCGATCATCCTGCTCGTCGGCGGCCAGACGCTGCTGCAGCACGGTCTCGGCAGCGCCTCCACGCTTGGCATCGTCATCGAATTTACCGGCGGCCTCGTCTTTCTTCTCATGCTGGTTGCCGGGAGCCGGAAATGATCCTTGTCGAAAACGTCTCGCTGACCATCGGCCGCGCGCAGATCCTGAAATCCGTCAGCCTGCAGATCCCGAAAGGCGGCATCACTGCCCTCGTCGGGCCGAACGGTGCCGGAAAATCGAGCCTGCTGTCCCTGATGGCGCGGCTCTTGCCGCTGCAGACGGGCGCAATTTCCATCGACGGTCTTCCCGTCGACAAGGCGCATGGCCGGGACCTTGCCAAGGTTGTTGCGATCCTGCGCCAGGACACCGCGACGGCGAGCCGGCTGCGCGTGCGCGAGCTCGTCGGCTTCGGCCGTTTCCCGCATCACCGCGGACGGCTGACGGCGGAGGACGATGCCTTGATCGACGCGGCGCTGGCGCAGTTCGATCTTGCCGACCTCGCCGACCGCTTCATCGACACGCTCTCCGGCGGCCAACGCCAGCGGGCCATGGTGGCGATGACCTTCTGCCAGGGCACCGATTATCTTCTGCTCGACGAACCGCTCAACAATCTCGACATGTATTATGCCCGCGAGTTGATGCGCTCGCTGCGCCGCATCGCCGACGAGAACGGACGGACGATCGTCATCGTCATCCACGACATCAACCAGGCCGCCGCCCATGCCGACCGCATCGTCGCGATGAAGGCTGGGCAGGTCGTCGCTTCCGGGTCTGCCCGCGCGGTTCTCACCCCCGCCACGCTCGAAGCCGTCTTCGGTTATGCCATGCCGGTGCACGAGATTGCGGGCCTGCAGGTCGCGCTGCATTTCCACCCATGAGCCTGGAACCGGGGCGCCGGGCCGGATCGCGCCAAATTCGGTCGCGGCGGCCATCACGCTTCTGTGAAATGCATCCTGTGGCTGCATGTCGATGAGGCGTTGCCCGGCGCGCCAGACTTGATAGAAGCGCGCTCGCACACAGACAGGAGACTTCCGTGAAACTTTACTACAAGAAGGGCGCTTGCTCGCTCGCGCCGCATATCGTCCTCAGCGAAACCGGGCTTGCCTACACCGTCGAAGCCGTGGACCTGAAGACCAAGAAGACGGAGCATGGAGCCGACTATCTGGGCATCAATCCGCGCGGGGCCGTTCCGGCGCTGGAGGTCGAGCCGGGCCTCGTCATCACCCAGAATGCCGCCATTCTCCAATATGTCGGCGATCATTCCGACATTCCCGCCTTCAAGCCGGCCTATGGTTCGGTCGCCCGCGCCCGCCTGCAGGAGGCCCTGGGCTTCTGCGCCGACCTGCATGTCGCCTTCGGCATCCTGTTCGCGCCCAATCTTTCGGAAGACGCCAAGCCCGGCATCATCGCCAACATCAACCGCCGCATGGGCCAGTTCGAAGCCATGCTCTCGGATGAAAATCCCTATTGGCTCGGTGCCGACTTCACCCAGGCGGATGCCTATGCCTCCGTCATCGTTGGCTGGGGTGTCAATATGCAGATCGACCTCAGCGCCTATCCGAAGGCCCTGAAACTGCGCGAGCGTGTTCTCGCCCGGCCGAGGACGCAGGCCGCATTCAGGGAAGAAGGGCTTCTCTAGGAGAGCCATGGGGATGGCGGAGGGCAAGCCTTCCGCCAGACCACGCCTTCAGCGGCGGGGCGGCGTCCTCGATCCGCTTAAAGCCTCACCGGCTCCGCTCCATCGCGATGGGAAAGGTCGAGCCACAACCGGATGAGGGCTGCCTCGGGCGTTTCCTCTTCGCCGTTCTCCACGCCGATTTGCCAGAGGGCGGCACCGGCAGCGTAGGCGCCCGGCGAGAGACCGCCCTGCTCGCACTGGCTGACGGCGCGCAGGCGGCATCCCCTGGCCATCGCGCCCTGGAGCGCCGCGAGCAGCGCGGGTTCGCCCGGTATCGTGCCGGCGCCGAAGAGCCGCAGGACGGCGCCGTCGAGGGCGGCCAGCATCGCGGCAAGGACCTCCCCGCTCAAACCCGGGGCGATGGTGATCACGGCCAGCCGGACCGGCCCGAAACGGCGGAAGCAACGTTCCGAGGTCTGCGGTACGGGCAGCACGGCCCGGAAGGCATCGGCCCTGTGCGTATGATGCTTGACGAGCCCAGCGGCGGGCAGGATGCGGCCGGCGAAGGCGAGCCAGACCCCGGCGGGCTGATGGCGCGTCGCCTCGAGCGCCAGCTTCAGATTGTCTTCCGCATCGCCCCCCGTGCCGAGCGGCTGCATGGCGCCGCAGAGAACGACCGGGATAGCGAGACCCGACAGCGCCTGGCTGAGCGCTGCCCCTGTGAAGGACATCGTGTCGGTGCCGTGGGTGACGATGACACCGGTCCCGTCCCACGCCTCGATCAGCGCGACGATGCGGTTCCAGTGCTCGTGCGTGATGTCAGCGCTATCGACCAGCGGGTCGAAGCTGACGACGGTCACAGCCGTGTCGGCAGAGCCGTATGCCTCCACCGCCCGCTCCAGAAGTCCGGCGACAGGCGCAAGCCCCGCAGGCGTCATCCCCATCCCGATCGTGCCGCCGGTATGGACGAGCAGGACATCCGATCGGCGGGAGCCGGCGTCGAGGCGCGCGGTCAACTCGGTTTTCACATTCATGCAACAGGCCTTCCTCGTCTGGTCCGGTCGCTATGTCTGCAATGCGCCGCCGTGTGGTGCAAGCCGGAACCATGCGGTCGCAGAAGAGGTTTCCGCCAGCCACAGGAAAACGGCCGCAATGCTCGCCTATCTCTACGAGCGCCGCGTCCCCTCAGAGGACAGCAGCCAATGTCAGCCTCAGCCACTCCGCGCAGCCATGCAGCGCCGTTCCGTCGTCGCACAGCAGATGGACGGGAAAGGTCTCCATGAAGCCGGCCATGCGGCCTTTGGCCCGGAACGCGGACAGGAATGTCGGGTCTTCCGCCAGAAGCGGCGCAAGGGCACGGGAAACGCCGCCGGAGAGATAGAGGCCGGAGAAAGGCAGGTAGGCGAGCGCGAGATCGCCGCACACGCGCCCGAGGAGGCGCAGAAACATGAGGGCGGCCGCCACGCAATCCTCGTCCTGCCGCGCGACCGCAAGGCGCGACACTGTCGCCGCCGTTTCCGCGCGCGCCGGCCGGCCGGCCTGCGCGCATTGCCATTGATAGATCTCGAAAAGACCGCGGCCCGAAAGCGCGCGTTCCACCGATGCCCGTCCGCGGCCCGCCGAGAGCGCGCATTGCAGCGAGAACTCCGTCTCCCCGGCAAGCGGCAGCGTCATATGTCCGCATTCGGCGGCAACGACATGGGGCGCTCCGCCAAAGCGCGAGGGGCACCAGGCCGACGCGTTGAAACCCGTTCCCGCGCCGAGGACCAGCCGTGGTCCTGGCTGGCCCGCCGCCGTATCCGGCGTCAGGCATTGCGTCTCGAGCTTCTCGACCTGCCCCATCGCATAGCCCAGCGCCTCGAAATCGTTGATGAAATCGACCTTGCCGGCGCCGCAAGTCGCCGCCACGCGGCCGCGAGCGATGGTCCAGTCGCGGTTCGTCAGCGTGGCGCCCTCGGCCGTCGCCACGGCGGCAAGCGCGATGCAGACGCTGTCGACCCGATGTTCGCGGCGTTCGCGCAGGAAGGCGGCCGCCACGGCATAGAAATCCTCGAATTCGTCATTGGCGTAGCTGCCCGTACTTTCCGGCAGGAGAATGCCATTGCGGACGAGGCCAAGGCGAGTGTTGGTTCCGCCGATATCGCAGGCAAGTGCAACCATGGGATCTTCCTATCGTGCAATCGGCTGGGCGGCGCCGGCGGCGGCGGCCCGGTAGGCCGCATCGATCATCGCGAACGCCCGGCGACCGTCTTCCAGGGTGACGGGCATCGGGCCGCCGCGCTTCAGCGCATCGACGAAGGCCCAGGCGACATGCTGGTGAAACACCCCCGTCTTGAACGACGGCACGACCGGCAGGGCGGACCATCCCGCCTCTTCGCCGCGCCGGAAGACGCGCAGGAAATCCGCCGCGCGCGCCGGGCGCGAGGCGATGTCCACGCCGGAGAGCAGGATGGAACCCTCCGTCCCGTAGATCTCGATCGAGGTGTCCGCGCCAGCAAAACACCAGCTCGTCGTCACTTCGGCGATCATGCCGTCCGCATAACGGAAGGTGGCGACCGCCGTATCCTCCACCGGCAGGCCGAGCGTGGAGGACAGCGTTGCACAGGCCGTCTCGGGCTCGCCGAACATCCAGCGCAGGAAATCGGCGGCGTGCACGCCCTCGTCGAGCAGCGTGCCGCCGCCCGAGCGGGCCGGGTCGACGAACCAGGCGGCGCGGAAGGCCTCCGTCAGGCCATGGCCGTGGCCATGCCGCACGCGGCACAGCGTCACCCGGCCAAGCGCCTTCTCCTTGAGGAGCCGAGCAATCTCGTGATTGGCGGGATCGAAACGCTTCGGAAAACTCTGCATGAAGTGAATGCCGGTGCGCGCCACCACGTCGGCGATGGCATCGCACTGCGCACGGTTAATGCCGAGGGGTTTCTCGCACAGCACCGGCCTTCCCGCTGCGGCCGCCGCCTCCACCAGCTTCAGATGGTCACTCGTCGCCGAGCAGATGGCGACCGCATGGCTCTTGCGGACGAGGCCCGGCAGATCGGGCACCACCTCAAGGCCATGACGGGCGGCGAAGTCCGCGGCCACGGCTTCCGATTCATCCCAGACGCCGGCGACCTTGACCTCGGGACGCTCCAGAAAGGCGCGGGTCCAGAAATCGGCATGGTCATGCGCGACGCCGAGTAGCGCGATCTTCAGGCGCATCCGGCCCTCTCCCCTTCCCCGCCGACCGGCATTCGCCTGCCGGCCCGCGCTGCTGCGTAAATGGTTTCCGCCACTTCAATGGAACGCAGCCCGGCAGCGGCCGTGTCGTCGGCCGGAACGTCGCCACGCAGGATGGACAGCCAATGGCGATGATGGGCCGCGCCAGGCGGCTCCTCCGGCAAGTCCGGCGCGGACCAGCCCGGCGCGCCGGTGACGGAGGGCGCATGGAGCGCCGCCATGCCGCGTTCGGTGCGCAGCCAGACGGTGCCGCGCTCGGCATAAAGCTCCAGGCGGAACCGGTCGCATCCGGCAAGTTCGGTATAGCTCATCTCGTGGCTCACCCGCGCGCCGCCGGCAAGCCGGTAGGTGGCGAGTACATTGTCCTCGAGTTCCGTCCGCACCAGTCGCCCGTCCGCAAGCTGCCGCTCCGGCCTTGCCGTCGTCATGTCGGCGGCCACGCTCTCGATCGAACCGAGAAGATGCTGCACGAGGTCGATGCCATGCACGCCGAGCTGCATGACGACGCCGCCCGAGACATTGCCGGGCTTGAAGAACCAGTCGGTCCAGTCCGCCCCGGGCGTGGCGTTGCGAAGGCGCACCGAATGGACCGCGCCGAACGCGCCGGCCTCAAGCTGGCCGCGCAGCCAGCGCACCTCCGGAAAATAACGATGCATGAAACTGACGGTGAGGCGCCGCCCCGCCCGTTCATCCGCGGCGAGGATGGCGCGGCATTGCGCGCTGTCCAGCGCCATCGGTTTTTGCAGGAGCACCCGCTTGCCCGCCTCCAGCGCATCGATGGC of the Roseateles sp. XES5 genome contains:
- a CDS encoding siderophore ABC transporter substrate-binding protein produces the protein MFLRKLLAALALLASCATAEAVEIETARGKVDIAATPKTVAVYDIAAVDTLDRLGVKLDGLPSKLYVPELSGLLDVAEPVGDIFEPDLEALNALAPDLVIIGGRSSPRLDAVSKVAPSIDMTMDGDDLLLQARQRLDAYGALFGREAEAKAVQAELDRSVEAARSAVAGKGKALIVMTNGPKISVYGPGSRFGWVHKALDLPAAVPDVAAASHGEAVSFEFIRAANPDWLLVLDRAAAIGSGEQNAKATLDNELVAQTAAWQKGQVIYLPSADFYIAAGGIQSTHRVLQKITEAFASAPPQ
- a CDS encoding ABC transporter permease translates to MTCRSRQRPLTLWIAPLALAALFLVSLSVGASRPAGSLGFDRDSLHLLFASRLPRTLAAVLSGAGLAIAGLIMQSVARNRFVEPATAGTAQSAALGILLVTLFHPAASLAIKTAIAAATALAGTAVFMMTAHRLPPEQPYLVPLFGLVYGGVIGAGVTFVAWQADLLQYVEIWTNGEFSGVLRGRYELLWIAVPMVAIAWWAADRLTILSLGRDASIGLGISYERMLQLGLVIVSVITALTVSVAGMIPFVGLVVPNLAARLLGDNIRASIAWVAVAGAALVLGCDVIGRLLRYPYEIPVGTVMGVTGACLFLILLFGRARDA
- a CDS encoding iron chelate uptake ABC transporter family permease subunit; translation: MRDRRLVILAGIAALCILAFVFVGLRGNIGFALELRLTRLVALVEVAIAIAVSTVLFQTVTGNRILTPSIMGLDALYVFGQLLLILLIGGIGFATLDARLKFGGEVLLLMGLSCALLFPILKMRIDMGLMLLAGVVLGVFFRSLATLVARLIDPNEFAVAQHTTFANFNDVEAGLLAVSTVLTVVGVAIAWRMRHILDVLLLGRENAIGLGVDWLKSVTSLLLLVAALVSVSTALVGPVAFLGLLVAALAEKVTASRRHGVLLPAAMLVSIILLVGGQTLLQHGLGSASTLGIVIEFTGGLVFLLMLVAGSRK
- a CDS encoding ABC transporter ATP-binding protein is translated as MILVENVSLTIGRAQILKSVSLQIPKGGITALVGPNGAGKSSLLSLMARLLPLQTGAISIDGLPVDKAHGRDLAKVVAILRQDTATASRLRVRELVGFGRFPHHRGRLTAEDDALIDAALAQFDLADLADRFIDTLSGGQRQRAMVAMTFCQGTDYLLLDEPLNNLDMYYARELMRSLRRIADENGRTIVIVIHDINQAAAHADRIVAMKAGQVVASGSARAVLTPATLEAVFGYAMPVHEIAGLQVALHFHP
- the gst gene encoding glutathione transferase; this translates as MKLYYKKGACSLAPHIVLSETGLAYTVEAVDLKTKKTEHGADYLGINPRGAVPALEVEPGLVITQNAAILQYVGDHSDIPAFKPAYGSVARARLQEALGFCADLHVAFGILFAPNLSEDAKPGIIANINRRMGQFEAMLSDENPYWLGADFTQADAYASVIVGWGVNMQIDLSAYPKALKLRERVLARPRTQAAFREEGLL
- a CDS encoding asparaginase domain-containing protein — encoded protein: MNVKTELTARLDAGSRRSDVLLVHTGGTIGMGMTPAGLAPVAGLLERAVEAYGSADTAVTVVSFDPLVDSADITHEHWNRIVALIEAWDGTGVIVTHGTDTMSFTGAALSQALSGLAIPVVLCGAMQPLGTGGDAEDNLKLALEATRHQPAGVWLAFAGRILPAAGLVKHHTHRADAFRAVLPVPQTSERCFRRFGPVRLAVITIAPGLSGEVLAAMLAALDGAVLRLFGAGTIPGEPALLAALQGAMARGCRLRAVSQCEQGGLSPGAYAAGAALWQIGVENGEEETPEAALIRLWLDLSHRDGAEPVRL
- a CDS encoding glucokinase; translated protein: MVALACDIGGTNTRLGLVRNGILLPESTGSYANDEFEDFYAVAAAFLRERREHRVDSVCIALAAVATAEGATLTNRDWTIARGRVAATCGAGKVDFINDFEALGYAMGQVEKLETQCLTPDTAAGQPGPRLVLGAGTGFNASAWCPSRFGGAPHVVAAECGHMTLPLAGETEFSLQCALSAGRGRASVERALSGRGLFEIYQWQCAQAGRPARAETAATVSRLAVARQDEDCVAAALMFLRLLGRVCGDLALAYLPFSGLYLSGGVSRALAPLLAEDPTFLSAFRAKGRMAGFMETFPVHLLCDDGTALHGCAEWLRLTLAAVL
- a CDS encoding Gfo/Idh/MocA family protein, encoding MRLKIALLGVAHDHADFWTRAFLERPEVKVAGVWDESEAVAADFAARHGLEVVPDLPGLVRKSHAVAICSATSDHLKLVEAAAAAGRPVLCEKPLGINRAQCDAIADVVARTGIHFMQSFPKRFDPANHEIARLLKEKALGRVTLCRVRHGHGHGLTEAFRAAWFVDPARSGGGTLLDEGVHAADFLRWMFGEPETACATLSSTLGLPVEDTAVATFRYADGMIAEVTTSWCFAGADTSIEIYGTEGSILLSGVDIASRPARAADFLRVFRRGEEAGWSALPVVPSFKTGVFHQHVAWAFVDALKRGGPMPVTLEDGRRAFAMIDAAYRAAAAGAAQPIAR
- a CDS encoding Gfo/Idh/MocA family protein, producing MSRSAADRIAVAVIGAGFIADYHINGLRAAGGADIAVLVGRRAEAVQAKAAALGIGRAETDYRRVLDDGAIDAVVIATPDDTHARIAIDALEAGKRVLLQKPMALDSAQCRAILAADERAGRRLTVSFMHRYFPEVRWLRGQLEAGAFGAVHSVRLRNATPGADWTDWFFKPGNVSGGVVMQLGVHGIDLVQHLLGSIESVAADMTTARPERQLADGRLVRTELEDNVLATYRLAGGARVSHEMSYTELAGCDRFRLELYAERGTVWLRTERGMAALHAPSVTGAPGWSAPDLPEEPPGAAHHRHWLSILRGDVPADDTAAAGLRSIEVAETIYAAARAGRRMPVGGEGERAGCA